One Pseudomonadota bacterium DNA window includes the following coding sequences:
- a CDS encoding GTP-binding protein, whose amino-acid sequence MAKSKFQRTKPHVNVGTIGHVDHGKTTLTAAMTLVMSKKFGG is encoded by the coding sequence GTGGCCAAGAGCAAATTCCAGCGGACCAAGCCCCATGTGAATGTCGGGACCATCGGTCATGTGGATCATGGGAAGACGACCTTGACGGCGGCGATGACCTTGGTGATGTCGAAGAAGTTCGGGGGGGA